The proteins below come from a single Macrobrachium nipponense isolate FS-2020 chromosome 17, ASM1510439v2, whole genome shotgun sequence genomic window:
- the LOC135196493 gene encoding uncharacterized protein LOC135196493 — protein sequence MVTLLKATVTSQRKMYFAKESIDVVCRRIGALRALKRHREDGREIVYVDETWFTTRMSHNREWVDTAQPATSATHSRQVPPGEGERFVVVAAGTANEFIEGSFLCYPAKSTSGDYHGEMTGELFIRWLTTQLLPLLPEPSVLVLDNAPYHSQLLDECQCPTTATKRADLITWLQSRRIPTPDGATRPELLLICQQNRPKPQYIVDNIIREWGHEVVRLPPAHPELNAIEQVWACMKRHARFIFTAIHPGRLAGKTGGSQAFGH from the coding sequence atggtaacactgctaaaagctaCTGTAACGTCTCAACGAAAGATGTATTTTGCAAAAGAGTCCATTGATGTGGTTTGCCGACGGATCGGGGCTCTACGGGCTCTGAAGCGCCATCGAGAAGATGGAAGGGAGATAGTAtatgtcgatgagacgtggttCACCACCAGAATGAGCCACAACAGAGAGTGGGTGGACACCGCACAACCTGCTACCAGTGCCACGCATAGCCGACAGGTACCACCTGGCGAGGGAGAGCGCTTCGTGGTGGTAGCAGCTGGCACAGCAAATGAATTTATTGAAGGCTCTTTCCTTTGTTATCCTGCAAAGAGTACAAGTGGCGATTACCACGGGGAAATGACAGGCGAGCTGTTCATACGCTGGTTAACAACGCAGCTTCTACCATTGCTGCCTGAACCATCAGTGTTGGTGCTCGACAACGCACCTTATCACAGCCAGCTATTAGACGAGTGTCAGTGTCCTACCACGGCCACCAAGAGAGCAGACCTTATTACCTGGCTTCAGAGTCGCCGAATCCCTACCCCAGACGGTGCCACAAGACCTGAGCTGTTGCTCATATGTCAACAGAACAGGCCAAAACCACAGTACATCGTGGACAACATAATTCGAGAGTGGGGCCACGAGGTGGTGCGTCTGCCACCTGCCCACCCAGAGCTCAATGCCATTGAGCAAGTATGGGCGTGTATGAAACGTCATGCGCGGTTCATCTTTACAGCGATTCACCCGGGCAGACTTGCAGGCAAGACTGGAGGAAGCCAAGCTTTTGGCCACTGA